ATCTCGCAATCTTGTGGAAACCAATGGTGTCGGTTTGCTTGCATTCTCCCTGTTCATGAGGGCGTCCTGGACTTGAAAACCGTTTCATGGGGGTTTATCACTTCAACGCACGCTTTGTGGGGCATGGTCAAGAATGCATGGCTTGGTAATATACAGTAAGGCGGTCAGAGATATTCATTCTCCCCGCATCCTTGAGAAAGCTACGTCTGCCAAATCTCATCAAAATTAAGAACTccttggatatatatatagttttGTCGCTCCTAATTAATTAGCTAGCTGCACTGCAGACATGCACTCTGAATTTATATTAGTTATTAGTGTGCAGACGTCAATGGACCAAGTCGTCGTCTCGGACCACTTTAATTTGCAGGCTCGCAGCCACTCGCTTCTTCATCAGGATCATCTTTATCAAGCTCTTCAGTGTGTTTATCATCAACTTCTGAATCTATATGAGTAGTTAGCAGTGTTTAATCTTATCGGGGCACCGGGAATTAGTTAATGAGTTGTACTTAGTATTATATAATTTGTTTTTACAACGGTTGCTGATACATAAACTGTATGTGCTCACTAAATTTGACATTTTTCTAGTAACTAAGCTAATAAACTACTATGACAAGTAATCCTTAACACCTTACATCAGTGAATTTCGCCTCCATGAGTACAAAGAGATTATTGTCTTCCTTTCGCTGAAGAAATAATTAATATGCTCAGCATGCATCACCCAACTGGAGAAACTAAATAGTATGAGTAGTTGTACATACTAATATACTAGATTAAATTAATTTCCCAGATTATAATAATACTAGTAGATACATAGGCCAATTGTTAATAATTAACTCCCAAGCAAGCAAGTAAAGTAATGAGCACTAAGCAGCCAGCAATCGAGAATTCCGAGTCTTAATTTCCACACCCACATACCACCACCATTATATTAGGCTAGCTAGCCAGTAAAAGTCAGCTGTGACTCGATCGCTCTGGAGAAGACCCGGAAAGAGACCAGAGCGCATCACCCACACACTTTCCTCTCACTCTCTTATTTCGTTCTCTTCTCCCCCAGCACACCAGCAGCCGGCCGGCCTATATATGCAAAGGGAAACCACCTCTCTCACCTCGCATCATTCATCGATCAAGCAACAACAACTGCTCATTAATTAGCTAGCAACCATCATCGAGACAGAGAGAtggacgagcggcgcggcgcatcgtcgggcggcgcggcagagCTTGAGCTGCCGGGGTTCCGGTTCCACCCGACGGAGGAGGAGCTGCTGGAGTTCTACCTGAAGCAGGTGGCCCACGGGAAGAAGCTCAAGTTCGACATCATCCCCACGGTGCAGCTGTACCGGCACGACCCCTGGGAGCTGCCGGGCCTGACGCGCATCGGCGAGCGCGAGTGGTACTTCTTCGTGCCGCGCGACCGCAAgcaggccgccggcggcgggcgccCCAGCCGCACGACGGAGCGCGGCTTCTGGAAGGCCACGGGGTCGGACCGCGCCGTGCGCTGCGCCGCCGACCCCAAGCGCCTCATCGGGCTCAAGAAGACGCTCGTCTACTACGAGGGGCGCGCGCCACGGGGCACCAAGACCGACTGGGTCATGAACGAGTACCGCCTCCCCGACGTCGCCGCCGACGCAtcctcatcctcctccgccGGCTCCGGCAACGTCGTCGTTAGCTCACCCAAGGTACTATACGCCGCCGGCCACATCACATTAATTATTACAGCATGCCACGACCACATTGACGACTTTGACTTGGCGAGTCGTCGTCTCTGCTAGGTTAGTTGCGTCGCGCGTGCTTTGAaaagtagctagctagctaggtacTGTCTGTCGTCGATCATATATACGTCAGGTCTAGCATGAAAGCAACGTTTTTTCCGATAATTCAGTCCAGAATTAAGCTACATATATGTAGTGCAGTATAGTCTTAATTAATTATTAACCAATTTTGTGCGTATATATCGATCAGGAGGACATTGTGCTGTGCAAGATCTACCGCAAGGCGGTGTCGCTCAAGGAGCTGGAGCAGCGGGTGGCCATGGAGGAGCTGGCGCGCGCCTCCTCCGCATGCACGCCGTCCGTCTCCCACAACGACACCGCCGACTCCATGTCGTCGTCGGACCATCACCAgcagggcggcagcggcggtgtaCAGGGGGAGATCATGGTGATGGGCGTGGCCATCCCGCCGGCGAGCGTCTGCTGCATGAAGAAGGAGGTGATGGCCGAGTCGACGGCGGTGCTGAGGCCGGCGACGCTGAGCCTGCCGCAGCTGGACGTGGCGAAGCAGCCGCcggcggcgcagcagcagcaggagtgGATGCAGGATCCATTCCTGACGCAGCTGCGGAGCCCCTGGATGGAGAGCTGGTCGCCATACTACGCCAGCGTCCTCAACTTCTAATAATCAACCCATCCATCGCTCCATCGATCATCACATACATATCTGCTAGCCATCATATTCTTAATTACAGAGAGAATTATGATCTACtagtatatacatatatatatatatatgtaggtTTACATACATACGCGTGTACGGAGTCGAGTTTATTAGATGGCTAGCTAGCGAGATTATATTATACTGCATGAGTATATATACTGCTAAAAGTACGCATGCAACAAATTAACCTACAGCTACGCGTACAGTAATATATGAGAGAGCAATCCAACGCCATCAATGTTTTTTTTCTAGAGTAAATTAAGCGCCACTTAATTAGTTGGTTTCTGGATGTACGTGGTGCCCGTCCGTCCACAAGAAGAACATCAAGCCACTGCAGCCGGAGCCACCTAGTGTTTGGAATTTCAGCCGAAAATCGCCAGTACAGTGATCATACTCGTATTATTGGTAATGTTTTATTTGGCCTGAATTCGTCTGGACCTTCGAATTTCAGTCAAAATTTAGCCAAGTGTTAGGTTAGTCGTAGTAGTAACAGTCAGAGCTGCTACGTTACTATATAGTAACGCATTGAGCTAGCTCTTGTCACCAAGCACGATGATGAACATACACACGCATGCGAGGATCTGGAAGGAGAGATCAGAGCACCAGGGAATGAACGAACAAGATCTGCGGCTCCTTTTATTCAAAACGGAAGGAAACATGCACATACAGGACTCGGCGGCCTCGATCGCTCGCCATCGTCAGCTCTCTGTCGCAAGACTTCTTGCCGTGCATCGATCTTATTATTGTGCCCATTTTATTTATCACTTAGGCATCAGCGTGGTAGAAGCTGATTTCGACTGATGATGATGTGCCGGAGCCAAAGCGCCTCTGACTGTAGCAGTCCAAGTTGTCGCCGTAGCTGATACCAAGCATGTCGCAGAAGTGCTTGTAGATGCCGATCCTGCTGTCGACGCGGTCGTCGGGGCCGCGGCCGCACTCGAGCCCGCCGTTGATGATGTTGGTGATGACGCCGTACCCCGGCAGCCGCCCCGCGGCCACATCGGCGGCGGAGGGTCTCCACTGGCCCGTCGTGGCTCGAGGGCTTGGGCGGCTGCGGCGTCATCCAGAACCAGATGGCCGTCTTGAAGGACGACACGACGGCGTCGCGGGCCACCAGGTCCGGGTCGCGGAGCAGGTCGACGGCGATGGCCTCCGCCACCCCGGCCTGCCCGCAGTTTTAGTTCCAGCTAGGATAGCTGCATGGGCCCGCGGCCGTAGTAGCGCTTGCCGGGGACGCGGGACGCAGGGCCACTGGGTGCTGGGCTGGCAGTAGTCGGACCACGCGTTCACCTCCTCCTTGAAGCAGTAGCCCCAGGCGTAGGGCCCGTCGTCTCGTGCGACGTCTGCGCCAGGAACGCCGCCACCTCGCGCTTCCGGATGTCGGCGTCGCCCGTGGTGCCGAAGCCCGGGAAGGCGCCGGCCGCGGTGACGAAGGCGTCGTACGTGTAGAAGCCCTTGGCCGGGCACACGGCATTGTTGCGATGCTTCAGCATCTGGTCGAACAGAGACTCGGAGATTATAGACGCGACGCCatcaccgccgccaccgcctccaccacaGCCGCTGCACTGGCTCTGGCAGCCGTCGCCGCAGTACGTAGTCGGGGGTGGAGCCGCACCAGCCCCATTTGCTGCAGCAGAGGCACAGCGACCCGCACTGCTCGGCGCGCGCGGACACGGCGAATGCCGCCATGGCCAGCATGGCCACTACTGCCAGTGCTCTCATCATATtcatagctagctagctagtaacAAGAGTGCAGTGTGTGCCAGAAGCGAGGCAGAGCATGTCCTTATATTTTTTTAGATAATGGAAAATCTTATTGGCTACTAGAATGCATGAACAGAGAGTAGCTGGAGCAGGTCGGTCCTTTATTTTGCAATGAGCAACGAATGTGAGCACGTCTGCTACTTGTTGAATTAGGTATTATTATATATATTGTTGCAAGGGGAAGACTAAGATAAGGCTGAGGGGTAATAAGGAAGAAATGGAGCAGCCAAGTACACCTGCCATTTCTTGAGCAGTGTGGTCAGGGATGAACATGGGGATGAAGGTGCTTTTTGTCGAAGTTGATCCGGAGGCAGACAACGTGTTGTTCCATATTTATCTTTAAAAAGATGCATGAGAGAAATACATACAAATTAAATAGCGAAGCGAAGTTTGGTAATGCTTCATGTACAACTTCAAAAGTCAAGCCATTTGAAGCAACAGCATTTCATTCGAAAACCTGAAAAACAAAAACCAACAGAGATGGATCGGAGTTCTTCATCACCCTTCGAATAGCTAGCTCTTGCAACATCTCTTCCGGCTGCTGTGGACCAATTCTTGGTGtggtaatatatatatatatatatatatatatatatatatatatatatattaccaTACATGAAGTACAGGGACATGCTCATTTTTATATATTAGTATTAATGTATAAtcatgatatatttaaaaaatagagaTGCTTTTAAAATTTTTCGTACATATTcctttgaagtatcttagaattactatatgaacatactcaaagtgataaTTGAGTATGTGGACATACGGATGGTGGTATACTGATGATGAGAGTAGCTACACGCGAGTGTAAAAAAactcaatatatatatatatatatatatatatatatatatattttgttaCCCTCTATGTATTTTGTGTAGCCTGGAATGATTTTCCCAGTGATTGTTGTGCGCAGGCTTGTCCTCAGCTCAGGAAGGAGTAATCGAAATTCACAAGATGTGCAGGTTGTTGAGACTATGGTACCTGATTCGGAGCTGCTAGTGGTGGTGGGAATTGGAGCCGGCCTGGCCGTGGCCGCCATGATCTGATGGTACCCTCAGCAACTCTCAATCTACAGAGACCAATCTCCCGGTCGGTCGATGATGTCTGTTGACGTGCATGTTTTGGGGGAAGAACCGAGTGAGACTTTTTTTTTAGACTCTTTACCACCCCTATTTATTATATGGGCTTTTCGATCGCTTAATACAATGCTAGCTCCTCTTTATTCATGCATGGTGTATACTATGTAGACCATATCGGAGCTGACAAACATGACACAACAGCACGTAGCACCTCACCGCGCGACAGCAATAGCTGACGCGACGAGATGTTTAATTTTCAGAAGGGAAAAACACACGCACAAACTAATTAAGACAGACTCGATATGCATGGCCTCGCCATGAACTCTCGCATGGCTCAGGCCTTGCAGCTACATACAACAATGCCAcacgcgtcgtcgtcgtcgtctcacAGCTGCTAGCTGACGAGAGAAGTGACACAATGCATGCAAACCTTATTAACAAGAAACCTACGAACTACTGACATGAAGGTGAAGAAGCGAAGAACAACGCGTATAGTAGATCGAGAGGCggcagaagcagcagcagcagcagcagcagcagcttacTGCACTTCGTCTTAGGCATCAGCGTGATCCAAGGCCGCCACAGTAGCCgtttcatcagtgaataatgcTGACGACGCTTTGTTGTTTTCCTGGTCGAAAGGGCCTCTGGTTGCGGCAGTCCAGGTTCTCGCCGTAGCTCATGCCAAGCTTGTTGCAGATGTGGGCGGCAAATATGAGGGCACTACATACTCTTGTAATCGTGAGACGACAAGGCGGctggcgtgggcggcggcgaggctgcGGTGGTGCCCTGATGCCGCGGATGTCGGTGTAGCTGCTGTCTATGGGGAGGAGTATCCATAGTCATGCTCCGAGGATATAGGCACATCGCCGAACCTCGTTACAAAAATATCGTGCATCGGTGTCGTTCTCGTTTATTTTGTGTGATCTTGTGATTTTATTTTTTGTGTTCTTGGTTATCGCTTCCACGCTATTATTCTAATCTCCCTGATTCGATCATTATATTTCTACACGTGCGATACCACTTAAACACCTTTTTATAGTGTAGAGATTAACCATTTTTATATATTAACACTCAATGAAATGACAATATATTATCTGTGTTTAAACAATCGCGTCtaacaatatatatataattaagCACCTTATTACAATGTAGATAGTG
The genomic region above belongs to Panicum hallii strain FIL2 chromosome 4, PHallii_v3.1, whole genome shotgun sequence and contains:
- the LOC112889418 gene encoding NAC domain-containing protein 22-like — its product is MDERRGASSGGAAELELPGFRFHPTEEELLEFYLKQVAHGKKLKFDIIPTVQLYRHDPWELPGLTRIGEREWYFFVPRDRKQAAGGGRPSRTTERGFWKATGSDRAVRCAADPKRLIGLKKTLVYYEGRAPRGTKTDWVMNEYRLPDVAADASSSSSAGSGNVVVSSPKEDIVLCKIYRKAVSLKELEQRVAMEELARASSACTPSVSHNDTADSMSSSDHHQQGGSGGVQGEIMVMGVAIPPASVCCMKKEVMAESTAVLRPATLSLPQLDVAKQPPAAQQQQEWMQDPFLTQLRSPWMESWSPYYASVLNF